Genomic DNA from Planctomycetia bacterium:
GCTGCTGGACGTCCAGATGCCCCAGGCAAACGGTCTCGAGATCAAGCAATACGACGGCGGCGTGATGGTCATTATGCTGACCGGCCTGGTGTCGATGACTTCAGTGCTGGAGTCGATGCGACGTGGCGCCGAGGCCTGTTTCTTCAAGCCCCTGCATGACGTCGAGCCGCTGGTGCAATCGCTCGATGCGGCCTTTCAGAAAATCGACCACTGGTGGAATACCCTGCAAGACCTCACCAGTCGACGCCGCGATGAAAAGTTG
This window encodes:
- a CDS encoding response regulator, yielding MQTTERVILHVDDDRLMTEIIRERLDAHGCRVIPINDPTSIIDVLVRNNCRVVLLDVQMPQANGLEIKQYDGGVMVIMLTGLVSMTSVLESMRRGAEACFFKPLHDVEPLVQSLDAAFQKIDHWWNTLQDLTSRRRDEKL